Proteins from a genomic interval of Dama dama isolate Ldn47 chromosome 1, ASM3311817v1, whole genome shotgun sequence:
- the LOC133054773 gene encoding ribonuclease kappa, translated as MASLLCCGPKLAACGIVLSAWGVIMLIMLGIFFNVHSAVLIEDVPFTEKDFENGPQNIYNLYEQVSYNCFIAAGLYLLLGGFSFCQVRLNKRKEYMVR; from the coding sequence ATGGCGTCGCTTCTGTGCTGTGGGCCCAAGCTGGCCGCCTGCGGCATCGTCCTCAGCGCCTGGGGAGTGATCATGTTGATAATGCTCGGAATCTTTTTCAATGTCCATTCTGCTGTGCTAATTGAGGACGTTCCCTTCACGGAGAAAGATTTTGAGAATGGCCCCCAGAACATATACAACCTTTACGAGCAAGTCAGCTACAACTGTTTCATCGCGGCGGGCCTTTACCTCCTCCTCGGAGGCTTCTCTTTCTGTCAAGTTCGGCTCAATAAGCGCAAGGAATACATGGTGCGCTAG